From the Streptomyces sp. KMM 9044 genome, one window contains:
- the eccCa gene encoding type VII secretion protein EccCa — protein sequence MILFRRPARRRGPELPSGELSLQEPPTLPEVVPDSSAVWTYLPMALMSVSMMLMFMRPGMSRSSGGFIYIALGVMVIASAGMMLGQVMRRNGERKQRMKGERRDYLRYLRQTRRKVRASVVDQQRALAWRHPEPDALSSLVRSTRLWERRASDEDFAEVRMGVGDQRLAMKLTPLSTKPVEDLEPLSAHALRSFTRAYSTVRDQPVAIYLRAWSKVLLRGEEEHVRALARSLLAQLAVFHSPDDLWIVLGVSDERRSGWEWAKWLPHSLHRHEEDGAGPTRMIASAFNELEGLLGAEFHERPGADPDAVPGREEPYTVIVVDGCTVPAGHRFDGHGFRNAVVLDLSGALAWKPGRTTLRLEVEENGVALVRTDRDRKEQSTVLGRPDRLGPVGARALARLLAPYRMSMGGDDAKPFSGDVELTSLLNIPDLHRHEPATLWERYTGSARLRVPIAVSGEGRPVELDIKESAQGGTGPHGMLIGATGSGKSELLRTLVLSLALTNSSETLNFVLVDFKGGATFLGLDELPHTSAVITNLADEVSLVARMQDALHGELIRRQELLRAAGNYTSALEYEKARQSGVPLQPLPSLFVVVDEFSELLSAHRDFMELFVMIGRLGRSLGVHLLLASQRLDEGRMHQLESHLSYRIGLRTFSAMESRGVLGVPDAYELPAQPGAGFLKSGVDALTRFRAAYVSGPYRRRRALVQAQVARQVVPWTAQWVVPRAPADPDPAGGPGEEEEAEGPEGEGGDAGSGETLLSVALDRLRGSGPPAHQVWLPPLDAPATLDQVLPPLAPDARHGLTTADWPLRGRLTVPVGVVDRPFDQLRDLLTVDLSAAGGHVAIAGGPQSGKSTLLRTLITGLALTHTPREVQFYCLDFGGGTLAALDGLPHMSGVAARVDTERVGRTISEVSTLLGRRERFFLEHGIDSMPTYRKRRAAGEFPDEPHGDVFLVIDGWSTVRQDFDRHLPTFNALAARGLNYGVHLLITTARWVELSSSVRDQTGTRLELRMGDPMDSQIDSRKAATIPRSPGRGLTSDKLHYLSALPRVDGVEDADDLADGVAGLVSAISENWPGPTAPRVRMLPASLPVEELPEPQGAQGLRIAIGLDENELAPVWHDFTENPHMIVVGDSESGKTNLLRVIARGITERYTPSEARIMTVDYRRELVESVPEPYRLGHAVSTDMLKDLVDGAARAVRQRVPGEDIAPSRMRLCDWWQGPRLFVLVDDYDMVGSGPMSQPFAPLLDHLALGHEVGLHLIVARSSAGAGRGLNESLLRRLQEVNTPGLLMSCPPSEGYLFGSVKGRELIPGRAVRIARRKTVQIQTALVENPS from the coding sequence GTGATCCTGTTCCGCAGGCCGGCGCGCCGCAGAGGACCGGAATTGCCTTCGGGGGAGCTGAGTCTCCAGGAACCGCCGACCCTTCCGGAAGTCGTGCCGGACAGTTCCGCGGTATGGACATACTTGCCGATGGCACTGATGTCGGTCTCCATGATGCTGATGTTCATGCGGCCCGGCATGAGCCGGTCCAGCGGCGGATTCATCTACATCGCGCTCGGCGTGATGGTGATCGCGTCCGCCGGCATGATGCTCGGTCAGGTCATGCGGCGCAACGGCGAGCGCAAGCAGCGGATGAAGGGCGAGCGCCGCGACTACCTGCGCTATCTGCGCCAGACCCGGCGCAAGGTGCGGGCGTCCGTCGTCGACCAGCAGCGTGCCCTGGCCTGGCGCCACCCCGAGCCCGACGCGCTGTCGTCGCTGGTGCGCAGCACCCGGCTGTGGGAACGGCGGGCGTCCGACGAGGACTTCGCGGAGGTCCGGATGGGCGTCGGCGACCAGCGCCTCGCGATGAAGCTGACGCCGCTGTCGACGAAGCCCGTGGAGGACCTGGAGCCGCTGTCCGCGCACGCGCTGCGCAGCTTCACCCGCGCCTACTCGACGGTGCGGGACCAGCCCGTCGCGATCTACCTGCGGGCCTGGTCGAAGGTGCTGCTGCGGGGCGAGGAGGAGCACGTGCGGGCTCTGGCGCGTTCCCTGCTCGCGCAGTTGGCGGTGTTCCACTCCCCCGACGACCTGTGGATCGTGCTGGGTGTCTCGGACGAGCGGCGCTCCGGGTGGGAGTGGGCGAAGTGGCTCCCGCACAGCCTGCACCGGCACGAGGAGGACGGCGCCGGGCCGACCCGCATGATCGCCTCCGCGTTCAACGAGCTGGAGGGCCTGCTCGGCGCCGAGTTCCACGAGCGGCCCGGCGCCGACCCGGACGCGGTGCCGGGGCGTGAGGAGCCGTACACGGTGATCGTGGTCGACGGGTGCACGGTGCCCGCGGGCCACCGGTTCGACGGGCACGGGTTCCGCAACGCGGTGGTGCTCGACCTGTCCGGGGCCCTGGCCTGGAAGCCCGGACGGACCACGCTGCGGCTCGAGGTGGAGGAGAACGGCGTCGCGCTGGTGCGCACCGACCGGGACCGCAAGGAGCAGTCGACGGTGCTCGGCAGGCCCGACCGGCTGGGGCCGGTCGGGGCGCGTGCGCTGGCCCGGCTGCTCGCGCCGTACCGGATGAGCATGGGCGGCGACGACGCGAAGCCGTTCTCCGGCGACGTCGAGCTGACCTCGCTGCTGAACATCCCCGATCTGCACCGGCACGAGCCGGCCACGCTGTGGGAGCGGTACACGGGCAGTGCCCGGCTGCGGGTGCCGATCGCGGTCAGCGGTGAGGGCCGGCCGGTGGAGCTGGACATCAAGGAGTCCGCGCAGGGCGGTACGGGTCCGCACGGCATGCTCATCGGCGCCACCGGTTCCGGCAAGAGCGAGCTGCTGCGCACCCTCGTGCTGTCGCTGGCGCTGACGAACTCGTCCGAGACGCTGAACTTCGTCCTCGTCGACTTCAAGGGCGGTGCCACCTTCCTCGGCCTGGACGAGCTTCCGCACACCTCCGCGGTCATCACCAACCTCGCGGACGAGGTGTCGCTGGTCGCCCGGATGCAGGACGCCCTGCACGGCGAGCTGATCCGCCGCCAGGAGCTGCTGAGGGCGGCCGGCAACTACACCTCCGCCCTGGAGTACGAGAAGGCGCGCCAGTCCGGGGTGCCGTTGCAGCCGCTGCCGAGCCTGTTCGTGGTGGTCGACGAGTTCAGCGAGCTGCTGTCCGCCCACCGTGACTTCATGGAACTGTTCGTGATGATCGGCCGCCTCGGGCGCAGCCTCGGGGTGCACCTGCTGCTGGCGTCGCAGCGGCTGGACGAGGGCCGTATGCACCAGTTGGAGAGCCATCTGTCCTACCGGATCGGTCTGCGGACCTTCTCCGCGATGGAGAGCCGGGGTGTGCTGGGGGTGCCGGACGCGTACGAGCTGCCCGCGCAGCCGGGTGCCGGTTTCCTCAAGAGCGGTGTCGACGCGCTGACCCGGTTCCGTGCCGCGTACGTCTCCGGCCCGTACCGGCGGCGGCGTGCCCTCGTGCAGGCGCAGGTGGCCCGTCAGGTGGTGCCGTGGACGGCTCAGTGGGTGGTGCCGCGCGCGCCCGCCGACCCGGATCCCGCGGGTGGGCCCGGCGAGGAGGAAGAGGCGGAGGGTCCCGAGGGGGAGGGCGGTGACGCGGGGAGCGGCGAGACGCTGCTGTCGGTGGCGCTGGACCGGCTGCGCGGTTCGGGGCCGCCCGCCCATCAGGTGTGGCTGCCGCCGCTGGACGCGCCGGCCACCCTGGACCAGGTCCTGCCTCCGCTGGCGCCTGACGCGCGCCACGGCCTGACGACGGCCGACTGGCCGCTGCGGGGCCGGCTCACCGTGCCGGTGGGTGTGGTGGACCGGCCGTTCGACCAGCTGCGCGATCTGCTGACCGTGGACCTGTCGGCGGCCGGCGGTCATGTGGCCATCGCCGGTGGCCCGCAGAGTGGCAAGAGCACCCTGCTGCGGACGCTCATCACCGGGCTGGCGCTCACCCACACTCCGCGCGAAGTGCAGTTCTACTGCCTGGACTTCGGCGGCGGCACGCTCGCGGCGCTGGACGGGCTGCCGCACATGAGCGGGGTGGCCGCGCGCGTGGACACCGAGCGGGTGGGCCGGACGATCTCCGAGGTGAGCACGCTGCTCGGCAGGCGGGAGCGGTTCTTCCTGGAGCACGGCATCGACTCCATGCCCACGTACCGCAAGCGGCGGGCGGCGGGTGAGTTCCCGGACGAGCCCCACGGGGACGTCTTCCTGGTCATCGACGGCTGGTCGACCGTGCGCCAGGACTTCGACCGGCACCTTCCCACCTTCAACGCGCTGGCCGCCCGCGGGCTCAACTACGGCGTCCACCTGCTGATCACCACCGCCCGCTGGGTCGAGCTGTCGTCCTCGGTGCGCGACCAGACCGGTACGCGGCTGGAGCTGCGGATGGGTGACCCGATGGACTCGCAGATCGACTCCCGCAAGGCGGCGACGATTCCGCGCAGCCCGGGACGGGGCCTGACCTCCGACAAGCTGCACTACCTGTCGGCGCTGCCGCGCGTCGACGGGGTCGAGGACGCCGACGACCTCGCCGACGGGGTCGCGGGCCTGGTCTCGGCGATCAGCGAGAACTGGCCGGGGCCGACCGCGCCCCGGGTACGGATGCTGCCGGCCTCGCTGCCCGTCGAGGAGCTGCCCGAGCCACAGGGCGCTCAGGGCCTGCGCATCGCCATCGGCCTGGACGAGAACGAACTCGCGCCGGTGTGGCACGACTTCACCGAGAACCCGCACATGATCGTGGTGGGTGACAGCGAGTCCGGCAAGACGAACCTGCTGCGGGTGATCGCCCGGGGCATCACCGAGCGGTACACCCCCTCCGAGGCCCGCATCATGACGGTGGACTACCGGCGGGAGCTGGTGGAGAGCGTCCCGGAGCCCTACCGGCTCGGCCACGCGGTCTCCACGGACATGCTGAAGGACCTCGTGGACGGGGCGGCCAGGGCGGTACGGCAGCGGGTGCCCGGCGAGGACATCGCGCCGTCGCGGATGCGGCTGTGCGACTGGTGGCAGGGGCCGCGGCTGTTCGTCCTGGTCGACGACTACGACATGGTCGGCAGCGGACCCATGTCGCAGCCGTTCGCCCCGCTGCTGGACCATCTCGCGCTCGGCCACGAGGTCGGCCTGCACCTGATCGTGGCGCGCTCCTCCGCGGGCGCCGGGCGCGGCCTCAACGAGTCGCTGCTGCGCCGGCTGCAGGAGGTCAACACGCCCGGCCTGCTGATGTCCTGCCCGCCCAGCGAGGGCTACCTCTTCGGCAGTGTGAAGGGCCGCGAACTGATTCCCGGCCGCGCGGTGCGCATAGCCCGCCGCAAGACCGTCCAGATCCAGACCGCCCTGGTGGAGAACCCCAGCTGA
- a CDS encoding S8 family serine peptidase — protein sequence MWNVMKYRCARLAPAVAVAVVLPVTWGTALAAPAAPHASGAPSATSGDDPGTTLLPPLPVRLGEGNPCTGESGETATMAAWSQTALGLPRAQRITRGGGVTVAVVDTGVAPGVPGLSGRVTAVDGAGEDCVGHGTFAAGLIAAAPRTGSGITGVAPEARILALQGTDDRGVPSVERAALGIREAADRGAKVIYVGQALRTGRAELTEAVAHATRRDALVVAPAAPDAVTREERGPDGEMPEGPYWPAAVPDVLAVVDFGAGGVRQKNAPPAHEPDLAAPGSGMVSVGPEGTGHYIGSGASLAAAGTAGAAALVRAYRPELTAHEVSRQLLAAAYPSDTPRLDPYAALTVVPDQNTASPAAPVPAHMPAPADPTPHRRSLTIAAAGLALVLLLAAAAAVVPRGRARNWTPPGPRTRNTPTGR from the coding sequence ATGTGGAATGTCATGAAATACCGGTGTGCGCGTCTCGCGCCGGCCGTCGCCGTCGCCGTCGTCCTGCCGGTCACCTGGGGGACCGCCCTCGCCGCACCGGCCGCGCCCCACGCGTCCGGAGCCCCGTCGGCGACCTCCGGCGACGATCCGGGGACCACCCTGCTGCCCCCGCTGCCCGTCCGGCTCGGCGAGGGCAATCCCTGCACCGGGGAGTCGGGCGAGACGGCCACCATGGCGGCGTGGTCGCAGACCGCACTCGGGCTGCCGCGGGCCCAGCGGATCACCCGCGGCGGCGGGGTGACCGTCGCGGTGGTCGACACCGGCGTCGCCCCCGGCGTCCCCGGCCTGTCCGGGCGGGTGACGGCCGTCGACGGCGCCGGCGAGGACTGCGTGGGCCACGGCACCTTCGCCGCCGGCCTCATCGCCGCCGCGCCCCGGACGGGCAGCGGCATCACCGGCGTCGCCCCCGAGGCCCGGATCCTCGCCCTGCAGGGCACCGACGACCGCGGTGTCCCCTCGGTGGAACGTGCCGCGCTCGGCATCCGCGAGGCCGCGGACCGCGGCGCGAAGGTCATCTACGTCGGCCAGGCGCTGCGCACCGGACGGGCCGAGCTGACCGAGGCCGTCGCCCACGCCACCCGGCGCGACGCCCTGGTCGTCGCCCCCGCCGCCCCGGACGCCGTGACCCGCGAGGAACGCGGACCCGACGGGGAGATGCCCGAGGGGCCGTACTGGCCGGCCGCCGTGCCGGACGTGCTGGCCGTCGTGGACTTCGGGGCGGGCGGCGTACGGCAGAAGAACGCCCCGCCCGCCCACGAACCCGACCTGGCCGCACCCGGCAGCGGCATGGTCAGCGTCGGGCCCGAAGGCACGGGCCACTACATCGGCTCCGGCGCCTCGCTGGCCGCGGCGGGCACCGCGGGTGCCGCCGCCCTCGTCCGCGCCTACCGGCCCGAGCTGACCGCACACGAGGTCTCCCGGCAGCTCCTCGCCGCCGCCTACCCGTCGGACACACCCCGGCTCGACCCGTACGCCGCCCTGACCGTCGTCCCGGACCAGAACACGGCGTCCCCGGCCGCGCCGGTCCCGGCCCACATGCCCGCCCCGGCCGACCCGACCCCCCACCGGCGCTCCCTGACCATCGCCGCGGCGGGCCTTGCGCTCGTCCTCCTCCTCGCAGCCGCCGCCGCGGTCGTCCCCCGGGGCCGGGCCCGCAACTGGACCCCGCCGGGCCCCCGCACCCGGAACACCCCCACGGGCCGGTAG